The following coding sequences are from one Arthrobacter crystallopoietes window:
- a CDS encoding LacI family DNA-binding transcriptional regulator, with the protein MRGVTIRDVAARAGVSPATASRVLSGHPATSVLSRERVEQAVAELGFRPNAQARSLRSTRTSTIGLLISDVRNPFFADLAHAAEQQALELGLITLLANANESVEQQNRYLDVLLAQRVDGLILVPQGGDNANVEMLASSGLPAVFVDRVIDDIDLPSVTADNSSGMGEAVQHLATLGHRRIGYISGPRSASTGRERFAAFQAATLDCGLERDPELVVFGDFQAGSGAAGARQLLELTNAPTALIAADGLMTMGAVRVCQELGIRIGEDLSLVGYDDIDAFAIMRPALTLIAQDADEMGRTAVRLLHEVIAGQRPEPVVLPTRLMVRKSTGPAKTGVNR; encoded by the coding sequence GTGCGGGGTGTAACGATCCGCGATGTCGCGGCCCGTGCGGGGGTTTCCCCCGCCACGGCTTCCCGCGTTCTGTCCGGCCATCCGGCAACTTCCGTACTGTCACGCGAACGCGTGGAGCAGGCTGTCGCCGAACTCGGCTTCCGCCCGAACGCACAGGCACGCTCGCTGCGCTCCACCCGCACCAGCACCATCGGCCTGCTGATCTCCGACGTCCGGAACCCCTTCTTCGCCGACCTCGCCCATGCCGCGGAGCAGCAGGCGCTTGAACTTGGCCTGATCACCCTGCTGGCCAACGCCAATGAGAGCGTCGAACAGCAGAACCGCTACCTGGACGTGCTGCTGGCGCAGCGCGTGGACGGGCTGATCCTAGTGCCGCAGGGCGGAGACAACGCCAATGTGGAAATGCTGGCGTCGAGCGGTCTGCCGGCGGTGTTCGTGGACCGGGTGATCGACGATATCGATCTGCCCAGCGTGACTGCAGATAATTCCAGCGGCATGGGCGAGGCCGTACAGCACTTGGCGACGCTGGGGCATCGCAGGATCGGTTATATTTCCGGGCCGCGGTCCGCCTCCACCGGCAGGGAACGCTTCGCCGCATTCCAGGCTGCGACCTTGGACTGCGGACTGGAGCGGGATCCGGAACTGGTGGTGTTCGGCGACTTCCAGGCGGGCAGCGGTGCCGCGGGTGCCCGGCAGCTCCTCGAACTCACCAACGCGCCCACCGCCTTGATCGCCGCGGACGGTCTGATGACCATGGGGGCCGTCAGGGTCTGCCAGGAACTGGGCATTCGCATCGGCGAGGACCTGTCCCTGGTTGGCTACGACGACATTGACGCCTTCGCCATCATGCGTCCGGCACTGACCCTGATCGCGCAGGATGCCGACGAGATGGGCCGCACGGCCGTCCGGTTGCTGCACGAAGTTATCGCCGGACAAAGGCCGGAGCCGGTGGTCTTGCCGACCCGCCTGATGGT